The nucleotide window ACCTGGAAAACTACGTGCACGAGAGTGTGGAAGCTGAAGGCCCCAATGTGGACGAGGCCGTGGAGGAGTCCTTCCCTGCGTCGGACCCGCCCACCTATACCGATGCCGGCAGCAAGATCAAGAACCCGTCGCACCTGACGTTCAAGCGCACCGATCCGGACTCCGGCCGCGCCACGCATCCGGTCGAGGTGACCATGTCGGACGGCAGGAACTTCATGCTGGACCATGGCGCGGTCACCATCGCGTCCATCACCTCCTGCACCAACACGTCGAATCCGTCCGTCATGCTTGCCGCCGCGGTGCTGGCACGGAATGCTGTGCAGAAGGGGCTGGCCTCCAAGCCTTGGGTCAAAACCTCGGTGGCGCCGGGCTCCAAGGTGGTCACCGACTACTACGAGAAATCCGGGCTTACCCCGTACCTGGAGAAGCTGGGCTTTTATCTGGTGGGCTACGGCTGCACCACCTGCATCGGCAACTCAGGCCCGCTGGAAGAGGAGATCTCGCAGACCATCGCGGACAATGATCTGGCCGTTTCCGCTGTCCTCTCCGGAAACCGCAACTTTGAAGGCCGGATCAATCCGGACGTGAAGATGAACTACCTTGCCTCGCCGCCGCTGGTGGTCGCCTATGCCTTGGCCGGAACCATGGATTTCGACTTTGAGGACGATCCGCTCGGCCAGGACGAAGCCGGCAACGATGTGTTCCTCAAGGACGTCTGGCCGGATCCTCTGGAGGTCCAGCGCATCATCGATTCCTCCATTGACGAGGACATGTTCACCTCCAGCTACAGCACGATTTTCGACGGCGACGAGCGCTGGCGCTCGCTGCCCACGCCGGAGGGCGCCACCTTCGCCTGGGACGAGCAGTCCACCTATGTGCGCAAGCCACCGTATTTCGACGGCATGCAGGCCGAGCCCCGGCCGGTAGAAGATGTCTCCGGTGCACGTGTCCTGCTCAAACTCGGCGATTCCGTCACCACCGACCACATTTCTCCCGCGGGATCTTTCAAATCGGACACTCCTGCGGGCAAGTACCTGCTTGAGCACGGCGTAGAGCGCAAGGACTTCAACTCCTACGGTTCCCGCCGCGGCAACCACGAGGTGATGATCCGCGGTACCTTCGCAAACATCCGCATCAAGAACCAACTGCTGGACGGCGTCGAAGGCGGCTTCACCCGGGACTTCAGCCAGGATGGCGCGCCGCAGGCCTCCGTTTACGATGCCTCGATGAATTACCAGGCAGCCGGCACGCCGCTGGTAGTCCTGGCCGGCAAGGAATACGGTTCCGGTTCCTCACGCGACTGGGCGGCCAAGGGCACCGCGCTGCTGGGTGTGAAGGCCGTCATCGCAGAGAGCTTCGAGCGCATCCACCGTTCGAACCTGATTGGCATGGGCGTACTCCCGCTGCAGTTCCCTCAGGGGGAGACCGCGGAGTCGCTGGGCCTGACGGGCACTGAGACGTTTGCCATCGAGGGTGTCACGGAGCTCAACAATGGGTCGACGCCGAGGACCGTCCGGGTGACCGCCACTGCCGAGGACGGGACGATCAGAGAGTTCGACGCCGACCTGCGCATCGATACTCCGGGTGAGGCCGACTACTATCGGCACGGCGGCATCCTGCAGTACGTACTGCGGCAACTGGCGGGGTGAGCTTGCGGTGGACGGAGACAACATGGACCACGGGACTGCGGATGTCTCCGTCCACGAGTACCTTCAGGACCTCGTGCTGGACAGCGAAGATGTAGGGCAGTTCCTCAACGAATTTGCGCGTTTCGCCGCCAAGAGCCTGTCCGGATCGGAATCAGAGATCCTCTGTGGTGTTACGCTCCTGCGGCGGAAATCGGCCGCGACGGTAGCCAGCAGCAGTGAACACGCCAAGAACATGGATGAA belongs to Arthrobacter crystallopoietes and includes:
- a CDS encoding aconitate hydratase; the encoded protein is MTSVNTFGAQGTLNAAGTDYEIFRLNAVDGADRLPFSLKVLLENLLRTEDGANITADHVRALAQWNPEAEPSTEIQFTPARVIMQDFTGVPCVVDLATMREALEELGGDPKKVNPLAPAELVIDHSVQIDVFGNSSALERNIEIEYERNGERYQFLRWGQTAFDDFKVVPPGMGIVHQVNLEYLARTVMTREVETGNGTVLRAYPDTCVGTDSHTTMVNGLGVLGWGVGGIEAEAAMLGQPVSMLIPRVVGFKLTGEIPAGATATDVVLTITEILRDHGVVGKFVEFYGEGVAAVPLANRATIGNMSPEFGSTAAIFPIDDVTLEYLRLTGRSDDEVALVEAYTKEQGLWHDPANEVKYSEYLELDLSTVVPSIAGPKRPQDRVELTNSKVQFHRDLENYVHESVEAEGPNVDEAVEESFPASDPPTYTDAGSKIKNPSHLTFKRTDPDSGRATHPVEVTMSDGRNFMLDHGAVTIASITSCTNTSNPSVMLAAAVLARNAVQKGLASKPWVKTSVAPGSKVVTDYYEKSGLTPYLEKLGFYLVGYGCTTCIGNSGPLEEEISQTIADNDLAVSAVLSGNRNFEGRINPDVKMNYLASPPLVVAYALAGTMDFDFEDDPLGQDEAGNDVFLKDVWPDPLEVQRIIDSSIDEDMFTSSYSTIFDGDERWRSLPTPEGATFAWDEQSTYVRKPPYFDGMQAEPRPVEDVSGARVLLKLGDSVTTDHISPAGSFKSDTPAGKYLLEHGVERKDFNSYGSRRGNHEVMIRGTFANIRIKNQLLDGVEGGFTRDFSQDGAPQASVYDASMNYQAAGTPLVVLAGKEYGSGSSRDWAAKGTALLGVKAVIAESFERIHRSNLIGMGVLPLQFPQGETAESLGLTGTETFAIEGVTELNNGSTPRTVRVTATAEDGTIREFDADLRIDTPGEADYYRHGGILQYVLRQLAG